A single region of the Leisingera thetidis genome encodes:
- the gap gene encoding type I glyceraldehyde-3-phosphate dehydrogenase: MTLKIAINGFGRIGRGVLRALLESRAEDIEVVAINDLSAPETLVHLLKYDSVHGRLKTPVFLADDLIRVGHHSIRLSAVRNPEELPWQDVDIAYECTGLFTSRDDAARHLRNGSKRVLISAPGKDADRTVVFGVNHMDLTAEDVVVSNASCTTNCLAPLAKVLDEAFGIRTGYMTTIHAYTGDQPTHDTSHKDLYRARAAALSMIPTSTGAARAISEVLPHLKGRLEGSAIRVPTANVSVVDLSFVPERPATAEAVNAAVKAAAGNGLEGILSYEEDPLVSVDFNHDPHSSCFAAAQTAVTSEGLVRVVSWYDNEWGFSNRMVDTGRSIGEVMKSAEIALAS, encoded by the coding sequence ATGACATTGAAGATCGCAATCAACGGATTCGGGCGGATTGGCCGCGGGGTGCTGCGGGCGCTTCTGGAAAGCCGCGCCGAGGATATCGAGGTGGTGGCCATCAATGACCTGTCCGCGCCGGAAACTCTGGTGCATCTGCTGAAATACGACAGCGTGCATGGGCGGCTGAAGACACCGGTGTTCCTGGCGGATGACCTGATCCGGGTGGGCCATCACAGCATCCGGCTGAGCGCCGTCCGCAACCCGGAGGAGCTGCCGTGGCAGGATGTGGACATCGCCTATGAATGCACCGGGCTGTTCACCTCCCGCGATGACGCGGCGCGGCATTTGAGGAACGGTTCCAAGCGGGTTCTGATCTCTGCCCCCGGCAAGGATGCCGACCGGACCGTGGTCTTCGGCGTCAACCACATGGATCTGACGGCAGAGGATGTGGTTGTCTCCAACGCGTCCTGCACCACCAACTGCCTGGCACCGCTGGCCAAGGTGCTGGATGAGGCCTTCGGGATCAGGACAGGCTATATGACCACGATCCACGCCTATACCGGCGACCAGCCGACCCACGACACCAGCCACAAGGATCTGTACCGTGCCCGCGCCGCGGCGCTGTCGATGATCCCCACCTCCACCGGCGCGGCGCGGGCAATCTCCGAGGTGCTGCCGCATCTGAAGGGGCGGCTGGAAGGCTCGGCGATCCGCGTGCCCACCGCCAACGTCTCCGTTGTGGACCTGAGCTTTGTGCCGGAACGCCCCGCCACCGCCGAAGCGGTGAATGCCGCGGTGAAGGCGGCAGCCGGGAACGGGCTGGAGGGCATCCTGTCGTATGAGGAGGATCCGCTGGTCTCGGTCGATTTCAACCATGACCCGCATTCCAGCTGTTTTGCGGCCGCGCAGACCGCCGTCACCTCCGAAGGGCTGGTGCGGGTGGTTAGCTGGTATGACAACGAATGGGGCTTTTCCAACCGCATGGTGGACACCGGCCGCAGCATCGGCGAGGTGATGAAATCCGCCGAGATTGCCCTGGCCAGCTGA
- a CDS encoding Mrp/NBP35 family ATP-binding protein, which translates to MTVTRETVLEALRTIADPVSGSDIVSAGIARAVTVEGSTIRFVLEIDPGKSGAYGPVRDRADAVVAALPGVEKVSAMLTAHSEKAPPDLRPQKAAQPQQQQQQAPQKVPGVARILAVASGKGGVGKSTVSANIACALAMQGRRVGLLDADVYGPSQPKMLGVSGRPASPDGKTILPLRNHGVTMMSMGLMTGEDQAVIWRGPMLMGALQQMLLQVQWGELDVLIVDLPPGTGDVQMTLAQKTHVDGAIVVSTPQDVALIDARKGIDMFRKMNVPVLGMIENMSTHICSNCGHEEHVFGHGGVAQEAQKLNVPLLGEVPLHLDVRLAGDSGTPIVAAQPESAQAKVFLDIATQLVDAGAA; encoded by the coding sequence GTGACCGTCACCCGTGAAACCGTCCTCGAGGCGCTCAGAACCATCGCCGATCCCGTCAGCGGCAGCGATATCGTCAGCGCGGGCATCGCCCGGGCGGTGACCGTCGAGGGCAGCACAATCCGCTTTGTGCTGGAGATCGATCCCGGCAAGTCCGGGGCCTATGGCCCGGTGCGCGACAGGGCCGATGCTGTTGTGGCCGCGCTGCCGGGCGTGGAGAAGGTCTCGGCCATGCTGACGGCCCATTCCGAGAAGGCGCCGCCGGATTTGAGGCCGCAGAAAGCAGCGCAGCCCCAACAGCAGCAGCAGCAGGCGCCGCAGAAGGTTCCGGGCGTTGCGCGGATCCTGGCCGTGGCCTCGGGCAAGGGCGGCGTCGGGAAGTCCACCGTCTCGGCCAATATCGCCTGCGCGCTGGCGATGCAGGGGCGCCGGGTGGGGCTGCTGGATGCCGACGTCTATGGTCCTTCGCAGCCCAAGATGCTGGGGGTGTCCGGCCGGCCGGCCAGCCCCGACGGCAAGACCATCCTGCCCTTGCGCAACCACGGTGTCACCATGATGTCGATGGGGCTGATGACCGGCGAGGATCAGGCGGTGATCTGGCGCGGCCCGATGCTGATGGGGGCGCTGCAGCAGATGCTTCTGCAGGTGCAATGGGGCGAGCTGGATGTGCTGATTGTCGACCTGCCGCCGGGCACCGGCGACGTGCAGATGACGCTGGCGCAGAAGACCCATGTGGACGGCGCCATCGTGGTTTCCACCCCGCAGGACGTGGCGCTGATCGACGCCCGCAAGGGCATCGACATGTTCCGCAAGATGAACGTGCCGGTGCTGGGCATGATCGAGAACATGTCGACCCACATCTGCTCCAATTGCGGCCACGAGGAGCATGTGTTCGGCCATGGTGGCGTGGCACAGGAAGCGCAGAAACTGAACGTGCCGCTGCTGGGCGAGGTGCCCCTGCATCTGGATGTGCGGCTGGCAGGCGACAGCGGCACGCCGATCGTGGCCGCACAGCCGGAAAGCGCCCAGGCCAAGGTGTTCCTCGACATCGCAACCCAGCTGGTGGACGCAGGCGCCGCCTGA
- a CDS encoding LacI family DNA-binding transcriptional regulator — MTKKLLLKDVARLAGVSEMTASRALRGAPDVSAKTKARVEEVARAQGYVPNRIAGSLSSQSVNLVAVVVPSLNSFVFPEVLSGISAVLKDSELKPVVGISGYDLEEEESVIREMLSWRPSGLIVAGLEHTEATRRMLQQADCPVVEVMDTDGDPVRHCVGISHLQAGRDMAEQILARGYRRIGFIGTKMPQDFRARKRFDGFTDGLAAEGAALADLEHYSGESSILTGRELTAQMLARRPDLDCIYYSSDVMSVGGLMHCLAAGLSVPGDIALAGFNKLQILQGLPLMLATTDASRREIGERAAQIILQSRAEGGAEGLVFDRLCPAISLGETL; from the coding sequence ATGACCAAGAAACTGCTGCTGAAAGACGTGGCCCGGCTGGCCGGGGTCAGCGAGATGACCGCTTCCCGCGCCTTGCGCGGCGCCCCGGATGTCTCCGCCAAAACCAAGGCGAGGGTCGAGGAAGTCGCCCGCGCCCAGGGCTATGTGCCGAATCGGATTGCCGGGTCGCTGTCGTCGCAATCGGTCAACCTGGTGGCAGTGGTGGTGCCCTCGCTCAACAGCTTTGTTTTCCCCGAGGTGCTCTCGGGTATTTCTGCGGTGCTCAAGGACAGCGAGCTGAAGCCGGTGGTGGGAATCTCCGGCTATGATCTGGAGGAGGAGGAAAGCGTCATCCGCGAAATGCTCAGCTGGCGGCCTTCGGGGCTGATCGTGGCCGGGCTGGAACATACCGAAGCCACACGGCGGATGCTGCAGCAGGCCGACTGCCCGGTGGTCGAGGTGATGGATACGGACGGCGACCCGGTGCGCCATTGCGTCGGCATCTCGCACCTGCAGGCGGGGCGCGACATGGCGGAACAGATCCTGGCGCGCGGCTACCGCAGGATCGGCTTCATCGGCACCAAGATGCCGCAGGACTTCCGTGCCCGCAAACGCTTTGACGGTTTCACCGACGGGCTGGCGGCAGAGGGTGCGGCGCTTGCTGACCTGGAGCATTACTCGGGCGAAAGTTCGATCCTGACCGGCCGCGAGCTTACGGCACAGATGCTGGCGCGGCGCCCGGACCTGGATTGCATATACTATTCCAGCGACGTGATGAGCGTCGGCGGCCTGATGCATTGCCTGGCCGCAGGCCTATCGGTGCCCGGTGATATTGCCCTGGCGGGGTTCAACAAACTGCAGATTCTGCAGGGCCTGCCGTTAATGCTGGCCACCACCGATGCGTCCCGCCGGGAAATCGGTGAACGCGCGGCACAGATCATCCTGCAGTCCCGCGCAGAGGGCGGAGCAGAGGGGCTGGTCTTCGACCGCCTGTGCCCGGCTATCAGCCTGGGAGAGACGCTCTAG